The Synechocystis sp. PCC 7509 genome includes a window with the following:
- a CDS encoding GAF domain-containing sensor histidine kinase has protein sequence MVEPGNRLVGRLVNSESTLVEQENKRLRALTELGLLQTTTIPVFEEATQTAAELLDAPICILGIVDRHRHWFKSAVGLSRLGLMNKIAQERQLPKEESFCNYVVERHQVLVINDTLLSPEFTQKMLVQQYGIRAYLGVPLIDTQGNCLGAIAIMEQLPRTFTAKDIQSLEIIARWSMSEFERLWLLDRKLNPESLNSYQATLSQPIAIKADLLTKSITEKVEANAEGSLNSQSNRAKIVFSAEFITQTLNVKLELLEQLIQELRTPLTSILGMATVLSREIYGPLMTKQKEYLEIVQKSGRYLLSLVNEISELGTITTKIEDLDLSTVDIEMLCQQVTHNLEDSAKRKEQQIRLSVERDRTRAWVIDKEKVRQMLYHLLFSIIQSTSTSTIIRIHVFSSMENKKIAVSVYHPWLGDGLTDVEPMFERLPALNNPQLSAIGDKSAIVHQPTKYEDFALPTDVSCSLENLESLNAEVIEQIDSHITKKLHFLSDLRLSLSCHLAQLHGGEIAVELTPDAGYRYLLSLPNLELPQNNS, from the coding sequence ATGGTAGAACCAGGAAATAGGCTAGTTGGTCGATTAGTCAATTCGGAAAGTACGCTAGTGGAGCAAGAAAACAAAAGACTCAGAGCATTGACAGAGTTAGGGTTGCTGCAAACAACAACTATTCCAGTTTTTGAGGAAGCAACTCAAACGGCGGCGGAATTATTGGATGCCCCAATTTGTATATTGGGAATTGTTGATCGTCACCGCCATTGGTTCAAATCCGCCGTAGGTTTATCGCGGCTAGGATTGATGAATAAAATTGCTCAAGAGCGGCAGTTGCCAAAAGAAGAATCATTTTGCAACTATGTAGTAGAACGTCATCAAGTTTTGGTAATCAACGACACTCTGCTATCGCCAGAGTTCACCCAAAAGATGTTGGTGCAGCAATATGGCATTCGTGCTTATTTGGGAGTGCCGTTAATTGATACCCAAGGAAACTGTTTAGGGGCGATCGCCATTATGGAGCAGTTACCGCGTACCTTTACCGCCAAAGACATCCAAAGTTTAGAAATTATTGCCCGTTGGAGTATGAGCGAGTTTGAACGTCTGTGGTTGCTCGATCGCAAATTAAACCCAGAATCGTTGAATTCTTATCAGGCAACATTATCTCAACCCATAGCTATCAAAGCAGATTTATTAACAAAATCAATTACTGAGAAAGTAGAAGCGAACGCCGAGGGATCGCTTAATTCTCAATCTAATCGAGCAAAAATAGTTTTTTCCGCAGAATTTATTACCCAAACATTAAATGTCAAGCTCGAACTACTAGAGCAGCTAATTCAAGAACTGCGCACCCCTCTAACCTCAATTTTGGGAATGGCGACGGTATTGAGTCGCGAAATTTATGGACCTTTGATGACAAAACAAAAAGAATATCTAGAAATTGTGCAAAAAAGCGGTCGATACTTACTATCGCTAGTCAATGAAATTTCGGAACTAGGAACTATAACTACCAAAATTGAAGACCTGGATCTTTCTACAGTAGATATTGAAATGCTCTGTCAGCAAGTCACCCATAACTTGGAAGACAGTGCAAAACGTAAAGAACAACAAATTCGTTTATCTGTAGAACGCGATCGCACTCGTGCTTGGGTGATAGACAAAGAAAAAGTGAGACAAATGCTGTACCATTTGCTCTTTAGCATTATTCAATCGACTAGCACTAGCACCATTATTCGCATCCATGTGTTTAGTTCGATGGAAAACAAAAAAATTGCTGTATCAGTCTATCATCCCTGGCTAGGAGATGGTTTGACAGATGTTGAACCAATGTTTGAGCGCTTGCCAGCACTCAACAATCCTCAATTAAGTGCAATTGGTGATAAGTCGGCGATCGTCCATCAGCCAACCAAATATGAAGATTTTGCTTTACCAACCGATGTTAGTTGCTCTTTAGAGAATTTGGAAAGTTTAAATGCGGAAGTAATAGAGCAAATTGATAGCCATATTACAAAAAAATTGCACTTCCTTAGCGATCTGCGCCTTTCACTAAGTTGTCATTTGGCACAATTGCATGGTGGAGAAATAGCGGTCGAATTGACCCCAGACGCTGGATATCGTTATTTATTAAGTTTGCCTAACTTAGAGCTACCACAAAATAATTCCTAG
- a CDS encoding RNA-guided endonuclease InsQ/TnpB family protein, which translates to MLTLTYRYRIYPQAAQQQELIEWMDICRNAYNYGLRQIKDWCNSRKCLIDRCSIRQEYVMAADLPFPNEAVQHSALPGAKKEFSRLAFVPSQVLQQTIKQLHRSWEGFQKLSHGFPRFKKFGQFKSLLFPQFKQSPVVGNNLLLPKLGLVKVNLHRPISDGFVVKQVRILKKADRWYASISLQCDVSVPDPMPHGHAIGVDIGLEKFLATSDGVLVKPPKFFKSLQSKLKLLQRRLSRKQKRSKNYEKARIKVALVHHQIDNTRKDFHFKQAHALCGAGDMVFMEDLDYTVMAKGMFGKRMLDGGFGAFRTIVKYVCWKTGKFFGVVNSRGTSQECPECGATVKKDLSVRVHNCPECGFTTDRDVASGLVIRNRGIELIAENLWGGFPATEFFKRSTDGQSGIESVCAAVLPGAEETKPRQVAKPRKGKTRKSKL; encoded by the coding sequence ATGCTCACACTCACTTATCGCTATCGCATCTATCCCCAAGCCGCCCAACAACAGGAGTTGATTGAGTGGATGGACATTTGCCGCAACGCCTACAACTACGGGCTGCGGCAAATCAAGGATTGGTGCAATAGTCGGAAGTGTCTGATTGATAGATGTTCCATCCGTCAAGAGTACGTCATGGCGGCGGATTTGCCTTTTCCTAACGAGGCAGTCCAACATAGTGCGTTGCCAGGAGCTAAAAAAGAGTTCTCGCGTCTGGCGTTTGTACCCAGTCAAGTGTTGCAACAGACAATTAAGCAGTTGCATAGAAGTTGGGAGGGGTTTCAAAAACTGAGTCATGGCTTCCCGCGCTTTAAAAAGTTTGGGCAATTCAAGTCCTTGCTGTTTCCCCAGTTCAAACAGTCTCCGGTAGTAGGCAACAATTTGTTGCTGCCAAAGCTTGGACTTGTCAAAGTCAACCTGCACCGACCTATCTCTGATGGGTTTGTGGTCAAGCAAGTTCGCATCCTTAAAAAAGCCGATAGATGGTACGCCTCTATCTCTTTGCAGTGCGATGTTAGCGTTCCCGATCCCATGCCACACGGTCACGCGATCGGTGTAGATATCGGACTTGAGAAGTTTCTGGCAACCAGCGATGGAGTTTTGGTAAAACCGCCCAAGTTTTTTAAAAGTCTGCAAAGCAAGCTGAAATTGCTGCAACGTAGACTCAGCAGAAAACAGAAGCGCTCTAAAAACTACGAGAAAGCCAGAATCAAAGTTGCTCTTGTTCACCACCAAATTGATAACACTCGCAAAGACTTTCACTTTAAGCAAGCCCACGCTCTTTGCGGGGCTGGCGATATGGTCTTCATGGAAGACCTGGACTATACCGTCATGGCTAAAGGGATGTTTGGTAAACGTATGTTGGACGGGGGTTTTGGAGCATTCCGAACTATCGTCAAATATGTGTGTTGGAAGACTGGCAAGTTCTTTGGAGTGGTCAACAGCCGGGGGACTTCTCAAGAGTGTCCTGAGTGTGGGGCGACAGTTAAAAAAGACTTGAGCGTTAGAGTGCATAATTGTCCTGAATGTGGTTTCACAACCGATAGGGACGTGGCTAGTGGACTCGTAATCAGAAATCGAGGAATTGAATTAATTGCGGAAAATCTGTGGGGCGGGTTTCCCGCCACAGAGTTTTTCAAGAGAAGTACCGATGGACAGTCGGGAATCGAAAGTGTCTGTGCAGCCGTACTACCGGGGGCAGAGGAAACGAAGCCTAGGCAAGTGGCGAAACCCCGCAAGGGAAAAACCAGAAAATCTAAATTGTGA
- a CDS encoding GUN4 domain-containing protein, whose protein sequence is MTISPTASHQQSDRLSALCLQLTTGSEKLQQQAIVQLADFGNDGEQALMEFLQQRQTNYPTWVDGSAYQVIARSNSPEAKKYLQTNFPHGLVALKSESDIDYTPLQKLLISQDFQAADTLTLRLLCQLAGASAIQRKWLYFTEVDNFPIADLHTINTLWLIFSEGKFGFSVQRQLWLSSGKNWEKLWVQIGWKDGNNWTRYPNEFTWNLTAPIGHLPLSNQLRGVRAISSLLSHSAWNSPAKN, encoded by the coding sequence ATGACTATTTCTCCCACCGCTTCCCACCAGCAGAGCGACCGATTGTCTGCTCTTTGCTTGCAGCTAACCACTGGGTCAGAAAAACTACAGCAGCAAGCAATTGTTCAACTAGCTGATTTTGGCAATGACGGCGAACAAGCTTTAATGGAGTTTTTGCAACAACGCCAAACTAATTATCCGACCTGGGTTGATGGTAGTGCTTACCAAGTTATAGCTCGTAGTAACTCCCCAGAAGCAAAAAAATATCTCCAAACTAATTTCCCTCACGGACTTGTTGCGCTCAAATCCGAGAGCGATATTGACTATACTCCATTGCAAAAATTGCTGATTAGTCAAGACTTTCAAGCTGCCGACACTTTAACATTGCGTTTGCTTTGTCAGTTAGCTGGAGCCAGCGCTATCCAAAGAAAATGGCTGTATTTTACAGAAGTTGATAATTTTCCGATTGCCGATTTGCATACTATTAATACTTTATGGTTAATTTTTTCGGAAGGTAAGTTTGGTTTTTCCGTGCAGCGCCAACTTTGGCTCTCTAGTGGTAAAAACTGGGAAAAGCTCTGGGTGCAAATTGGTTGGAAAGATGGCAACAACTGGACTCGCTACCCTAATGAATTTACTTGGAACCTTACCGCACCCATTGGTCACTTACCTTTATCCAATCAACTGCGCGGTGTGAGAGCAATTTCGTCTTTGCTATCTCACAGCGCTTGGAATAGTCCAGCTAAAAATTAG
- a CDS encoding NADP-dependent isocitrate dehydrogenase, which produces MYEKIAPPTTGSTVTFNNGEPIVPDNPIIPFIRGDGTGVDIWPASQKVIDAAVAIAYKGAREISWFRVYAGDEACEQYGTYQYLPEDTLKAIKEYGIAIKGPLTTPVGGGIRSLNVALRQINDLYACVRPCRYYPGTPSPHKYPEKMDVIIYRENTEDIYLGIEWKQGSEIGTRLIKILNEELIPATPEHGKKQIPLDSGIGIKPISKTGSQRLVRRALKHALRLPKSKQMVTLVHKGNIMKYTEGAFRDWGYELATTEFRSDCVTERESWILGNKESNAELSLEANARLIEPGYSSLTPEKQNQICQEVEAVLSQIWATHGNGQWKDKVMVNDRIADSIFQQLQTRPDEYSILATMNLNGDYLSDAAAAVVGGLGMGPGANIGDDCAIFEATHGTAPKHAGLDRVNPGSVILSGVMMLEYMGWQEAADLIIQGIGDAIASGHVTYDLARLMEPPVQPLKCSEFADAIINAFSK; this is translated from the coding sequence ATGTACGAAAAGATCGCTCCTCCAACTACAGGTTCAACAGTTACGTTTAATAATGGCGAACCAATAGTTCCAGATAATCCAATTATTCCTTTTATTCGCGGTGATGGTACGGGAGTTGATATTTGGCCAGCTAGTCAAAAGGTAATTGATGCGGCGGTAGCTATTGCCTACAAGGGTGCGCGAGAAATTAGCTGGTTTAGAGTCTACGCCGGAGATGAAGCTTGCGAACAATACGGCACTTACCAATATTTACCAGAAGATACGCTCAAAGCAATCAAAGAGTACGGAATTGCGATCAAAGGCCCTTTAACTACCCCCGTAGGCGGTGGGATTCGGTCGCTAAACGTAGCCCTAAGGCAAATTAACGATTTATACGCTTGCGTCCGTCCTTGCCGATATTATCCCGGTACGCCGTCGCCGCACAAATATCCTGAGAAAATGGATGTAATTATTTATCGGGAAAATACCGAAGATATTTATTTAGGCATTGAATGGAAACAAGGCAGCGAAATCGGCACGCGCTTAATTAAAATTCTTAACGAAGAACTTATCCCCGCTACTCCCGAACATGGCAAAAAGCAAATTCCCCTAGATTCAGGGATTGGGATTAAACCAATTAGCAAAACGGGATCTCAACGTTTAGTTAGGCGGGCGCTAAAACACGCTTTAAGGTTGCCCAAATCAAAGCAGATGGTAACTTTGGTACATAAGGGCAATATTATGAAATACACCGAAGGAGCTTTTCGTGATTGGGGTTACGAACTTGCAACTACAGAGTTTCGCAGCGATTGCGTCACCGAGCGCGAATCGTGGATTTTAGGTAACAAGGAAAGCAACGCAGAGCTTAGTTTAGAGGCTAATGCAAGACTAATTGAGCCAGGTTATAGCTCTTTGACCCCAGAAAAGCAAAACCAAATTTGCCAGGAAGTAGAGGCGGTTTTAAGCCAAATTTGGGCAACTCACGGCAATGGGCAATGGAAAGACAAAGTTATGGTCAACGATCGCATTGCTGATAGTATTTTCCAACAATTGCAGACTAGACCGGATGAGTATTCGATTTTGGCAACAATGAATCTCAACGGCGATTACTTATCCGATGCCGCCGCCGCCGTTGTCGGCGGGTTAGGTATGGGCCCTGGGGCAAATATTGGCGATGATTGCGCTATTTTTGAAGCAACCCACGGTACAGCCCCCAAACACGCCGGATTAGACCGCGTCAACCCAGGCTCTGTGATTCTTTCAGGCGTAATGATGCTGGAATATATGGGATGGCAAGAGGCGGCGGACTTGATTATTCAAGGGATTGGCGACGCTATAGCTAGTGGTCATGTTACCTACGATTTGGCGCGGTTGATGGAGCCACCAGTGCAGCCATTAAAGTGTTCGGAATTTGCCGACGCAATTATCAACGCTTTTAGTAAGTAA
- a CDS encoding LptF/LptG family permease, with protein sequence MNSYKFTSMIPRPAVMDRYIASELLAPFLFGVGAFSSVGVAVGILFDLVRKIVETGLPIAIASQVFLLNLPAFIVLAFPMSTLLSALMTYSRLSSDSELIALRSSGVSIYRLVLPAVVLSFVVTGITFFFNEQLVPIANYQATQTLQSALKQNKPILQEQNIFYPEYKEVKQADGEKTKILSRLFYADKFDGQQMQGLVIVDRSEEGINQILVSDSAAWNRLQNIWDFFNGTIYLVAPDSSYRNIVRFEHQQLQLPRTALDLASKGRDFGEMNIAQARERLKLLNLSGDEKKIRKLKVRIQEKISLPFVCIVFGLVGAALGTNPQRAGKAKATSFGISIIVIFSYYLLSFISSALGVSGVVSPIVSAWLPTAFGLMAGGLLLVRAAR encoded by the coding sequence ATGAACAGTTACAAGTTCACCTCTATGATTCCCAGACCTGCGGTTATGGATCGCTACATTGCCAGCGAACTATTAGCGCCGTTTTTGTTTGGGGTGGGGGCTTTTTCTTCGGTGGGAGTAGCGGTCGGGATTTTATTTGACTTGGTGAGAAAAATAGTTGAGACAGGGTTGCCCATTGCCATCGCTTCTCAAGTATTTTTGCTCAATTTACCAGCTTTTATTGTTCTAGCTTTCCCCATGTCTACGCTGCTTTCGGCTTTGATGACTTATAGCCGCCTTTCGAGCGATAGCGAACTAATTGCCTTGCGTAGTAGTGGCGTAAGTATATATAGATTAGTTCTCCCGGCGGTGGTTTTGAGTTTTGTAGTTACAGGTATCACTTTCTTTTTTAACGAACAATTAGTTCCTATAGCTAACTACCAAGCAACCCAAACTTTGCAAAGCGCCTTGAAGCAAAATAAACCCATCTTGCAAGAGCAAAATATTTTTTACCCAGAATACAAAGAAGTTAAACAAGCCGATGGTGAGAAAACTAAGATTTTGTCTCGCTTATTTTACGCCGATAAGTTTGACGGGCAACAAATGCAGGGATTGGTAATTGTCGATCGCTCCGAGGAAGGAATAAATCAAATTTTGGTGTCTGATTCGGCGGCTTGGAATCGGTTACAAAATATTTGGGACTTTTTCAATGGCACTATTTATTTAGTTGCTCCCGATAGTTCTTACCGCAACATTGTCCGCTTTGAACATCAGCAGTTGCAATTACCGCGTACAGCTTTAGATTTAGCCTCAAAAGGGCGAGATTTTGGAGAAATGAATATTGCTCAAGCTAGAGAGCGGTTAAAACTTTTAAATTTGAGTGGAGATGAAAAAAAAATTCGCAAACTCAAAGTTCGCATTCAAGAAAAAATTTCTTTACCTTTTGTTTGTATTGTTTTTGGCTTAGTGGGGGCGGCTTTAGGCACAAACCCCCAAAGAGCCGGAAAAGCGAAAGCTACAAGTTTTGGCATCAGTATAATAGTAATTTTTAGTTACTACTTACTGAGCTTTATTAGCAGCGCCCTCGGTGTAAGTGGTGTAGTTTCCCCAATTGTGTCCGCTTGGTTGCCTACAGCTTTTGGTTTGATGGCTGGGGGACTATTGTTAGTCCGCGCTGCTAGGTAA
- the lptB gene encoding LPS export ABC transporter ATP-binding protein yields the protein MKILLENIHKSYGKRQIVNRVNLSVAQGEVVGLLGPNGAGKTTTFYIATGLERPNQGKVWLDDRDITALPIHKRARLGIGYLAQEASIFRQLSVAENILLVLEQTNVPRREWDGRLHTLLREFRLESVAKTKGIQVSGGERRRTELARALAAGKEGPKFLLLDEPFAGVDPIAVAEIQAMIEKLRDRQIGILITDHNVRETLAITDRAYIMREGQILASGNAEELYSNPLVRQYYLGSNFQA from the coding sequence ATGAAAATTCTCCTAGAGAATATTCATAAGTCCTACGGTAAACGCCAAATTGTCAATCGCGTCAATCTTTCTGTGGCTCAAGGAGAAGTTGTCGGTTTACTAGGCCCCAATGGCGCAGGTAAAACTACAACTTTTTATATTGCTACAGGCTTAGAAAGACCAAATCAAGGCAAAGTATGGCTTGACGATCGCGATATTACGGCTTTACCCATTCACAAACGAGCGCGGCTAGGAATTGGTTATTTAGCCCAAGAAGCCAGCATTTTTAGGCAATTGAGCGTCGCTGAAAATATTTTATTAGTATTAGAGCAAACAAACGTACCGCGCCGAGAATGGGATGGACGCTTGCATACTTTGTTGCGGGAATTTCGGTTAGAAAGCGTCGCCAAAACCAAAGGAATCCAGGTTTCGGGGGGAGAAAGGCGACGCACGGAACTAGCTAGAGCCTTAGCCGCCGGAAAAGAAGGTCCAAAGTTTTTATTGTTAGATGAGCCTTTTGCGGGGGTAGATCCGATCGCTGTGGCTGAGATTCAGGCAATGATCGAAAAATTACGCGATCGCCAAATCGGCATTTTAATCACCGATCACAATGTCCGCGAAACTCTAGCAATTACCGACCGAGCATATATCATGCGGGAAGGACAAATTTTAGCTTCCGGTAATGCCGAAGAACTTTATAGCAACCCCCTTGTCCGTCAATACTACTTGGGTAGTAACTTTCAAGCCTAA
- a CDS encoding LptA/OstA family protein: MKPLSSNPSWRRYINRILVLPTIVSAIAFTMPSPLKSQPTTDGRALTVKAQIQEANSKTGVVTARGNVEMFYPARKIQATAAQAQYFSRERRIVLSGNVYVLQEGNSIQGENITYLIDEGRFIATPKTNGQVESIYIINDPNPATTPQTAPATPAFNRKSTAKK; the protein is encoded by the coding sequence ATGAAGCCTTTATCCTCAAATCCCTCTTGGCGGCGTTACATCAACCGGATTTTGGTATTACCAACTATTGTCAGTGCGATCGCTTTTACTATGCCTTCGCCACTCAAAAGTCAACCGACAACCGATGGACGTGCTTTAACGGTAAAGGCGCAAATTCAAGAAGCCAATTCCAAAACTGGAGTAGTTACCGCTCGCGGTAATGTAGAAATGTTTTATCCTGCCCGCAAAATCCAAGCAACGGCGGCTCAAGCTCAATATTTTAGCCGCGAACGCCGAATTGTTTTAAGTGGCAATGTCTATGTATTGCAAGAAGGAAACAGTATTCAAGGAGAAAATATTACGTATTTGATTGATGAAGGTAGATTTATTGCCACTCCCAAAACTAACGGGCAGGTAGAATCAATTTATATTATTAACGATCCAAATCCTGCTACTACACCCCAAACCGCCCCTGCAACTCCAGCTTTTAACCGCAAAAGCACTGCGAAAAAATAA
- a CDS encoding DUF309 domain-containing protein: MNSNEQSIVPTEFWHGVEQFNQEQFYACHDTLEALWMEATEPQKTFYQGILQIAVALYHLGNSNVRGACILLGEGTNKLSRYPESYAGIDVDELLDASTALLTQLQQNVKSLLLLPKINLIADAEP; encoded by the coding sequence ATGAATTCAAACGAGCAATCTATTGTGCCTACAGAATTTTGGCACGGTGTAGAGCAGTTTAATCAAGAACAGTTTTATGCTTGTCACGATACCTTAGAAGCTTTATGGATGGAAGCTACAGAGCCACAAAAAACCTTTTATCAAGGAATTTTACAAATTGCTGTAGCCCTTTATCATCTAGGAAATTCCAACGTGCGTGGTGCTTGTATTTTGCTGGGCGAAGGGACTAATAAACTATCGCGTTACCCCGAAAGTTATGCAGGTATTGATGTTGATGAATTGTTAGATGCTAGTACAGCTTTATTGACGCAACTACAACAAAACGTCAAGTCTTTGCTTTTATTGCCTAAAATTAATTTGATTGCGGATGCTGAACCATAG
- a CDS encoding DUF4346 domain-containing protein — protein MVRMDDVEAIDKKLSGRFIALDPGGYFIIYLDELAGLICAKHFTNIISDRGLAIDPETGKPIPVRGKVERTPTKVFSGRTAKELCIEIFEKNQPSLVTLLDHAAYLGREFVRAEIALINGIEYIQD, from the coding sequence ATGGTGCGGATGGATGATGTAGAGGCAATAGATAAAAAGCTTTCTGGACGGTTTATTGCTCTCGATCCTGGTGGTTATTTTATTATTTATTTGGATGAGTTGGCGGGGCTAATTTGTGCCAAGCATTTTACAAACATAATTAGCGATCGCGGATTAGCCATCGATCCAGAGACGGGGAAGCCGATTCCAGTTCGGGGCAAGGTAGAAAGAACGCCAACTAAGGTATTTAGTGGCAGAACCGCAAAAGAGCTTTGTATTGAAATTTTTGAAAAAAATCAGCCCAGTTTAGTTACTCTTTTAGACCATGCGGCTTATTTAGGTCGAGAGTTTGTCCGGGCTGAAATAGCTCTAATTAACGGGATAGAGTACATTCAAGATTAA